Proteins from a genomic interval of Nasonia vitripennis strain AsymCx unplaced genomic scaffold, Nvit_psr_1.1 unplaced0149, whole genome shotgun sequence:
- the LOC116418298 gene encoding uncharacterized protein LOC116418298, with protein sequence MDNNITQNFSECARKRVTSGDLLEDSDIDFFLLLLTKCSKYKPFSTLLLYLGLISEIPRNQKHIQIIYLSSVCNNPNDTGHWVTSYYDTDYIYVFDSINNKVMHKDLEKSLKLLHPYYFLEGKRVIFPKVQQQTNQKDCGIFAIAFAITLLCKMKPDLLTYNTHIMRPHLLKLLVSKYIAHFPCIITPIPINVQPRKLYDTNIIINNACLNDEHIDYFHTMLQQLSAYQPYSTLYLQNISKISHINENNKHIQILFQRGSTIGHFVCTYYDTSTLFVYDSMNNKELHSDISIVLKTLHPYCFNEQKKPIIFQTVQSQKNATDCGVYSIAYAVTLLFGYRPETMVYNNSEMRKHLLKIFETRTIEHFPCLSTFSNYCSQFNFSSITETRATISGLGNNVMHNRKRTNDQITDETSLQNHRETNLHSLAIKKKKHTIKKIKIKFYKLEETNVE encoded by the coding sequence atataAGCCCTTTTCAACTTTACTTTTATACCTAGGTCTTATTTCAGAAATTCCGAGAAATCAAAAGCatatacaaattatatatttatcctCAGTATGCAATAATCCAAACGATACTGGACATTGGGTAACTTCTTATTATGACACtgattatatttatgtttttgattctataaataataaagtaatgcacaaagatttagaaaaatcattaaaattgcTACATCCTTATTATTTTCTGGAAGGTAAGAGAGTTATTTTCCCAAAGGTTCAACAACAAACGAATCAAAAAGATTGTGGAATTTTCGCCATAGCTTTcgcaataactttattatgcAAAATGAAACCAGATCTTCTTACGTATAATACTCATATCATGCGTCCACATTTACTGAAATTACTTGTTAGTAAGTACATCGCACATTTCCCTTGTATTATTACACCTATCCCTATAAATGTTCAGCctagaaaattatatgatacaAATATTATCATTAATAATGCTTGTCTCAATGATGAACACATAGATTATTTTCATACAATGTTACAACAACTTTCTGCGTACCAACCCTACTCAACGTTGTATTTacagaatatttcaaaaatttcgcatataaatgaaaataataaacacatacaaatattatttcaacgTGGCTCCACAATAggtcattttgtatgtacatattaCGATACTAGTACTTTATTTGTGTATGATTCAATGAATAATAAAGAACTTCATAGTGATATTAGTATAGTTTTAAAGACGTTACATCCTTATTGTTTTAATGAACAAAAGAAACCGATTATATTTCAAACAGTTCAGTCCCAAAAAAATGCTACAGATTGTGGTGTTTATTCTATAGCCTATGCTGTGACCCTTTTATTTGGTTATAGACCCGAGACAATGGTATATAATAACAGTGAAATGCGTAaacatttgttaaaaatatttgaaactaGAACAATTGAACATTTTCCATGTCTTAGTACTTTTTCCAACTATTGTTCACAATTTAACTTTAGTTCCATAACTGAAACAAGAGCTACAATTTCCGGTTTAGGTAACAATGTTATGCATAATAGAAAACGTACAAACGATCAAATAACGGACGAAACTTCATTACAAAACCATAGGGAAACAAATCTACATAGTCTCgcaatcaagaaaaaaaaacatactatcaaaaaaataaagataaaattttacaagctCGAAGAGA